One region of Bradyrhizobium betae genomic DNA includes:
- a CDS encoding efflux transporter outer membrane subunit, with protein sequence MRRVTAILTRGLVTGGASLWLASCAVGPNFSPPPAPDVTRYTPEPTASPRSYAGGPGVPRQRFVDGADIPTRWWAAFRSTPLNELIRLSVEHNPSLQAAEASIRVANFNALAQRGLFFPQVGANFTPSDQLVSNDVSGPGNTPQSRYTLYTAQLNISFVPDVWGQNVRNVESLDALTEQTKFQLEAAYLTLTANVVTAAIQEASLRGQIAAIERIIKIERDILAILKNQFNAGQAAQVDVLAQEATLAQSEQTLPPLQKQLAVQRDLLTALAGQFSADEILQKFNLQNLTLPANLPVSLPSTMVAQRPDVRAAEANMHSASALVGVAIAARLPNFTITANPGSTAFALADLFTPGTLFYSVVGSATQTLFDGFTLYHKQKAAEAALEQANAQYRQTVVTAFQNVADAVRSLQADARSVQAAIKAENAAKASLDIIQKQLVLGQVNQVIVLNAQQVYLNAAIARVQAVATRLSDTAALFLALGGGWPAHCTTTDWRACVLADPPAAPIRVSETR encoded by the coding sequence ATGCGTCGCGTGACAGCCATCCTTACCCGCGGCCTCGTCACCGGCGGCGCGAGCCTCTGGCTTGCGAGCTGCGCGGTAGGCCCGAACTTCAGCCCGCCGCCTGCTCCCGATGTCACCCGCTACACGCCGGAGCCGACCGCCTCACCGCGCAGCTACGCTGGCGGACCGGGCGTGCCGCGGCAACGCTTCGTCGATGGTGCCGATATCCCGACACGCTGGTGGGCAGCCTTCCGGTCCACGCCGCTCAACGAGCTGATCCGCCTGTCGGTGGAGCATAATCCCTCACTGCAGGCGGCCGAGGCCTCGATCAGGGTGGCCAATTTCAACGCGCTGGCGCAGCGCGGCCTGTTCTTCCCGCAAGTGGGGGCGAACTTCACGCCCTCCGACCAGCTGGTCTCGAACGACGTCTCGGGCCCCGGCAACACGCCGCAGTCGCGCTACACATTGTACACCGCCCAGCTCAACATCAGCTTCGTGCCTGATGTCTGGGGTCAGAACGTCCGCAACGTCGAGAGCCTGGATGCACTCACCGAGCAGACCAAATTCCAGCTCGAGGCGGCTTATCTGACGCTCACCGCCAACGTGGTGACGGCCGCGATCCAGGAAGCCTCGTTGCGCGGCCAGATCGCCGCCATCGAGCGCATCATCAAGATCGAGCGCGACATTCTCGCCATCCTCAAGAACCAGTTCAATGCCGGCCAGGCAGCCCAGGTCGACGTGCTGGCGCAGGAAGCTACGCTCGCGCAGTCCGAGCAGACCCTGCCGCCGCTGCAGAAGCAGCTCGCCGTACAGCGCGATCTCCTCACCGCATTGGCCGGGCAGTTCTCCGCAGACGAGATCCTGCAAAAGTTCAACCTGCAAAATCTCACTTTGCCGGCCAATCTGCCGGTGAGCCTGCCGAGCACGATGGTGGCGCAGCGCCCCGACGTGCGGGCGGCGGAAGCGAACATGCATTCGGCCAGCGCCCTGGTCGGTGTCGCGATCGCCGCGCGGCTACCGAACTTCACCATCACAGCCAATCCCGGCAGCACCGCGTTCGCGCTGGCCGATCTTTTCACGCCGGGGACGTTGTTCTATTCGGTCGTCGGTAGCGCGACGCAGACCTTGTTCGATGGCTTCACGCTGTACCACAAGCAGAAAGCCGCCGAGGCCGCGCTCGAGCAGGCCAACGCGCAATACCGCCAGACGGTAGTCACCGCGTTCCAGAACGTCGCCGATGCCGTGCGCAGCCTGCAGGCGGACGCGCGCTCCGTCCAGGCGGCGATCAAGGCGGAGAACGCCGCCAAGGCCAGCCTCGATATCATCCAGAAGCAGCTCGTGCTCGGCCAGGTCAATCAGGTCATCGTGCTGAACGCGCAGCAAGTCTACCTGAATGCCGCGATCGCACGCGTGCAGGCGGTGGCGACGCGCCTGTCGGACACGGCGGCCCTGTTCCTGGCACTCGGCGGCGGCTGGCCGGCCCATTGCACCACGACGGATTGGCGCGCTTGCGTCTTGGCGGACCCTCCCGCCGCGCCTATCCGGGTGAGCGAGACGAGATGA